A segment of the Mangrovimonas sp. YM274 genome:
GCCAAAGAAAAAATCACTGAAGTCGACAAACAAGAAACACTAAATAACATCACCACCTTTACCTCTATTGCTGAAGGCGTAAAAACTTCGGATTTGGTAGTTGAGGCTGCAACAGAAAACGTTGATCTTAAGCTAAAAATATTTGAGCAATTAGACGAAGCTTGTGATGAAAACACCATTCTGGCCACTAACACGTCTTCTATCTCGATTACTCAAATTGCTGCCGCTACATCGCGCCCAACAAAGGTTATTGGAATGCACTTTATGAACCCTGTGCCAATTATGAAATTGGTAGAGATCATTCGTGGGTACAACACTAGCGACGAGGTGACTAATACCATTATGGGATTGTCTAAAGCTTTGGATAAAGTTCCTGTTGAAGTGAACGATTACCCAGGTTTTGTGGCCAACCGTATTTTAATGCCAATGCTTAACGAATCCATTGAAACACTTTACAACGGTGTTGCTGGAGTAGCTGAAATTGACACGGTGATGAAATTAGGAATGGCACATCCAATGGGACCATTGCAATTGGCTGACTTTATTGGTTTGGACGTTTGCCTGTCTATCCTAAATGTAATGTACGAAGGGTTCAAAAACCCAAAATATGCGCCTTGCCCTTTATTAGTAAACATGGTACGTGCAGGAAAACTGGGAGTAAAATCTGGTGAAGGTTTTTACGATTACTCAAGCAGCAAAAAAGCTGAAGTGGTCGCTTCACAATTTTTAAAATAACAATACCATACCGATGTAATAAAAAGGTTACATCGGTATTTTCTTATTAGCTATTTATGCTATTAAGACCAATCCAAGCTTGGTATTTTTCCAGACTCCTTTCTATCCAACCAAGGAGTAAATAAAATCAAGCTCCATTAAACTCTTGAAAGAAATGGATATTGAACATAATCTTCAGCATATAAAATCTCAATTACCAGAACATGTCACTCTGGTCGCGGTTTCCAAAACCAAACCGGTTAGCGCCATATTGGAAGCCTACAATAGTGGTCAGCGTATTTTCGGTGAAAACAAAATACAGGAAATGGCTGAAAAATATGAGCAACTTCCAAAGGATATTGAGTGGCATATGATTGGGCATGTACAACGTAATAAAGTAAAGTACATGGCACATTTTGTTGATCTTATCCATGGTGTTGACAACCTCAAATTATTGCGGGAAATCAATAAACAAGCTGAAAAACACGATAGAGTTATAAAGTGTTTGCTTCAAATTAAAATTGCTGAGGAAGATTCAAAATTTGGAATGCCTCCAGAAGATGCTCTAAAGCTATTACAGGATGAGGCTTTTAAGGAGTTAAAACATATTGCCATTGTTGGCGTTATGGGTATGGCCACATTTACCAATGATGAAGCTCAAATAAAAACTGAATTTTCCTGTTTAAAAACTACTTTTGACAAACTCAATGCTTTTCAGCCTATGGAAATTATATCTATGGGGATGAGTGGCGACTACCCGCTTGCCATTGAGTGTGGCAGTACGATGGTTAGAGTTGGAAGCAGCATTTTTGGCGAACGAAATTATTTATAATTTTTTACAGAAGAAGATACCGTTATTTACGCAATACTAGACATAGAAACTACTGGAGGTAAATACAACGAGGAAGGCATTACCGAAATAGCCATTTATAAATATGATGGCCATAAAGTAGTTGACCAATTTGTTAGCCTAGTCAATCCAGAACGTGAAATACAGCCCTTTGTGGTCAACCTTACGGGCATCAACAATAAAATGCTCCGCAATGCACCTAAATTTTACGAAGTTGCCAAACGGATTGTTGAAATCACGGAAGACTGCATTATTGTAGCCCATAATGCCCAATTTGATTACCGTATTTTAAAAACCGAATTTAAGCGCTTGGGATTTGGTTACAAACGAAAAACACTGTGCACCGTTGAATTGTCCAAAAAATTAATTCCAGGACAGGACTCCTACAGTTTAGGGAAATTGGCCCGATCCTTAGGAATCCCTGTAAGTGACAGACACCGTGCCGCAGGCGATGCCATGGCAACAGTAAAACTTTTCAAAATGATCTTGAATAAAGATCTAGATAAGTACATCATACAGGATGCTTTAAAGTCTGACCAAAAGCAAATCAATCCCAATTTAAAGCGTATTATAGATGAATTGCCCAATGCAACAGGCGTTTATTATTTGCATAACGACGATGGCGAAATCATTTACATAGGGAAAAGCAACAACATTAAAAATAGAGTAAGCCAGCACTTTACGGGTACAACTTCTAAGTCAAAAAAATTACAATTGCAAACTGTTGTCGTCACCTATGAAGAAACCGGTAGCGAACTAGTTGCCCTATTAAAGGAAAGTGCAGAAATTAAACGTAACAAACCTCTCTTCAATAGAGCTTTAAGACGCAATAACTTTACTTTTGCCTTATACTCTTACAAAGATGATGCTGGCTACATCAACTTAAAAATTGACAAAACTGACGGACGTAAGCACCCCATCACAACTTTCACAACAAAACACAGTGCCAAACAGTTTCTTTTTAAAACGGTAGAAGAATTTCAATTGTGTCAAAAACTAACAGGGCTCTACCCTACTTCCAAGAACTGTTTTAACTATACTATTAAAGAATGTTTTGGAGCCTGCATTAATGAAGAACCGCAGGAGGCTTACAACTCAAGAGTTACAGCGTTTATTGAAAAAAATAGTTATCGAGATAAGGATATGCTTATCATTGACAAAGGGCGAGAAATAGATGAGCGCAGTGTCGTGAGCATTAAAAATGGGGCTTTTGTTGGTTTGGGCTATTACAATTTAAACCATCAAATAACCAAACCCGAAATTTTGGAGGCTATCATTACACCTATGGAAAACAATAGGGACTCCCAACATATCATTCAAAATTACTTAAGGAAACATACAAAATTAAAACTAATAACCTTAACCAAACCATAACCAATGAAACAACCAACCTTAACCATTCTTTCAATTTTATTCTCATTATGCCTATTTTCTCAATCCCCTTTTAACTCCTCCGACCTAAACGTCACCAAAGGAGATTTGGAAACCAAAATCTACCCTCAAGACACCACAGCAAATGCCTTGATGATTTATGAACACGGAAAGAGCTTTGTTAACAAAAGCACATACCTGTTAAACACCGAAATCACCAAGAAGCTAAAAATCCTGAACAAGGAAGGATTTGACAAGGCAACCATTACCATTCCTCTTTACAACAATAAATCAAAAAAGGAGGATGTCAAAAACATCCAAGCTACCGTATATAATATCGAGAATGGTAAAGTTACTAAGGTAAAACTAAAAAAAAGTGGCATTTTTAATGAAACCTATAGTGAAAACACAACCTTGGTAAAGTTTACTTTTCCAAACATTAAAGAAGGCTCTGTAATAACCTATAGCTATACCATTACGTCTCCTTTTATGTTTAATTATAAATCTTGGGAGTTTCAAGGGGATATCCCGAAACTTTACAGCGAATACGAAACTAGTATTCCTGGTAATTGGCAATACAACATCAAACTTGTTGGTACTCAAAAATTAGTAAAAAACGATTCCCATATAGAGTCCAACTGTTTAAGCGGACCTGGAGGCGCATATTCTGGTTGCGCTATAAGTACCTATGCTATGGAAAATATCCCGGCCTTTGTTGAAGAAGATTATATGACAACCAAAGAAAACTATCTTGCCAGAATAGATTATGAACTTAAAACATTTCAAGGTTTCGATGGTGTCATCAATAATTATACAAAATCATGGAAAACAGTTGATCACGAGTTAAAAACCGATAAGGATATTGGCCGACAATTTCTTAAGAATACTGGCCTAGACGATGAAATGGCCTCCTTATTAGCTAATGTAAATTCTCCCCTAGACAAAGCACAACTCATCTACAAATACGTTCAAGACAATTATCGATGGAATGGTGAATATCATCTGTTCAAAGACGTATCCGTTAAAGATTTGACCAAAGAAAAAACCGGTTCGGTTTCCGAAATCAACATTCTGCTTCACAATCTTCTAAATGAACAGGGAGTTGAAGCCAAACCAGTTTTATTGTCTACCAGAAATAATGGATTTGCCACCAAATTATATCCTGTACTGTCTGAATTTAATTATTTAATTGTACAAGTTAATATTGGCAGCGAACGTTTTTTGTTAGACGCTACAGATGACTTTTTGGATTTTGGAGAGGTTCCTTTTAAGTGTTTAAACAAAGATGGCCGCCTTATAGATTTCAAAAAAGGTAGTGAATGGATTGAAATTGCTCCCAGAAAAAACTCCATTATAGTGCAAAGTCTAAATTTACAATTAGACACCGACAATGTATTATCTGGAAACATCAACCTAAGATCAACAGGTTATCATGCTATTAGCGATAAAAAGAAGTTCTACAGTAATAAAGAGGACTATTTTGATAGTTATTTCAGAACATTTGAAGACATCGAAATTTTAAACCATGAGGTAGAAACCAAAAACAAATCGGATTACGAATTTTTAGAAAATTTAGAAATTTCCTATCCGCTAAGTCAAACCGGAGACAAACTATATATCGATCCGTTTTTGATAAAGTTCTTCTCTCAAAACCCGTTTAAATTACAGGAGCGTAACTACCCTATAGACTTTGGTTTCAAGGATTCCTTTTTATACAAACTACAAATAAATGTTTCTGACGACCTTAATATTGTAGAAATTCCAAAAGATTTTAAGGTTTCACTTCCCAATAATACCGGTTCGCTCATATTCAGTTCAAAGAAAGAAGACAACAACATTCTTTTGTATCTAAAATTTGATTTTAAAGAATCTTTGTACGGGCCAGAATATTATAAAAGCCTAAAAATATTTTTTGGAAAAATTGTCGACATACAGCATAACTCACTGATTGTATTGGAGAAAAAATCCTAAATCTTTTAGTACATTTGAAATAATGAGCAACCAAAAATCAAATAAAAACTGGAAAACTCAGCTTCATGAAATCATTTATGAAGCTGATACTCCCGCAGGTAAATTATTTGATATCATTCTGTTTTTTGCCATTCTGGCGAGTATTGTTTTGGTAATGCTGGAAAGCGTTAAAAGCATTGATAACCGCTATCATTCATTTTTAAACATCTCAGAATGGATCATTACCATTCTATTTTCAATCGAATATATTGCCAGAATTATTTCGGTAAAAAAGCCCATTAGATACATTACCAGTTTTTATGGTATTATTGATTTGCTATCTACCATTCCTAAATACCTATCTCTAATTTTTGCTGGTACGCACGCTCTAGTTGCTCTAAGGGCCTTGCGTTTACTTAGAGTATTCCGTGTTTTAAAATTAGCCCGATTTCTAGGGGCTTCCAACAATTTGGTAAATGCACTAAAGGCAAGCAAAGCAAAAATTTCAGTATTTCTATTTGCCGTACTTATTATTGCTGTTATTTTGGGAACCATAATGTATTTGGTTGAAGGAGAAGACAACGGGTTTACCAATATTCCTAAGAGTGTATATTGGTGTATTGTTACCCTTACCACTGTAGGTTTTGGAGATATTGCTCCACAAACACCGCTAGGCCAATTTATAGCCTCACTAGTCATGATTTTAGGTTACGGCATCATTGCCGTTCCAACAGG
Coding sequences within it:
- a CDS encoding YggS family pyridoxal phosphate-dependent enzyme, producing the protein MDIEHNLQHIKSQLPEHVTLVAVSKTKPVSAILEAYNSGQRIFGENKIQEMAEKYEQLPKDIEWHMIGHVQRNKVKYMAHFVDLIHGVDNLKLLREINKQAEKHDRVIKCLLQIKIAEEDSKFGMPPEDALKLLQDEAFKELKHIAIVGVMGMATFTNDEAQIKTEFSCLKTTFDKLNAFQPMEIISMGMSGDYPLAIECGSTMVRVGSSIFGERNYL
- a CDS encoding 3'-5' exonuclease family protein — encoded protein: MYAILDIETTGGKYNEEGITEIAIYKYDGHKVVDQFVSLVNPEREIQPFVVNLTGINNKMLRNAPKFYEVAKRIVEITEDCIIVAHNAQFDYRILKTEFKRLGFGYKRKTLCTVELSKKLIPGQDSYSLGKLARSLGIPVSDRHRAAGDAMATVKLFKMILNKDLDKYIIQDALKSDQKQINPNLKRIIDELPNATGVYYLHNDDGEIIYIGKSNNIKNRVSQHFTGTTSKSKKLQLQTVVVTYEETGSELVALLKESAEIKRNKPLFNRALRRNNFTFALYSYKDDAGYINLKIDKTDGRKHPITTFTTKHSAKQFLFKTVEEFQLCQKLTGLYPTSKNCFNYTIKECFGACINEEPQEAYNSRVTAFIEKNSYRDKDMLIIDKGREIDERSVVSIKNGAFVGLGYYNLNHQITKPEILEAIITPMENNRDSQHIIQNYLRKHTKLKLITLTKP
- a CDS encoding 3-hydroxybutyryl-CoA dehydrogenase; this encodes MKNIAVIGAGTMGNGIAHTFAQKGFNVHLIDISEASLERGLSTIAKNLDRMVAKEKITEVDKQETLNNITTFTSIAEGVKTSDLVVEAATENVDLKLKIFEQLDEACDENTILATNTSSISITQIAAATSRPTKVIGMHFMNPVPIMKLVEIIRGYNTSDEVTNTIMGLSKALDKVPVEVNDYPGFVANRILMPMLNESIETLYNGVAGVAEIDTVMKLGMAHPMGPLQLADFIGLDVCLSILNVMYEGFKNPKYAPCPLLVNMVRAGKLGVKSGEGFYDYSSSKKAEVVASQFLK
- a CDS encoding DUF3857 domain-containing protein — translated: MKQPTLTILSILFSLCLFSQSPFNSSDLNVTKGDLETKIYPQDTTANALMIYEHGKSFVNKSTYLLNTEITKKLKILNKEGFDKATITIPLYNNKSKKEDVKNIQATVYNIENGKVTKVKLKKSGIFNETYSENTTLVKFTFPNIKEGSVITYSYTITSPFMFNYKSWEFQGDIPKLYSEYETSIPGNWQYNIKLVGTQKLVKNDSHIESNCLSGPGGAYSGCAISTYAMENIPAFVEEDYMTTKENYLARIDYELKTFQGFDGVINNYTKSWKTVDHELKTDKDIGRQFLKNTGLDDEMASLLANVNSPLDKAQLIYKYVQDNYRWNGEYHLFKDVSVKDLTKEKTGSVSEINILLHNLLNEQGVEAKPVLLSTRNNGFATKLYPVLSEFNYLIVQVNIGSERFLLDATDDFLDFGEVPFKCLNKDGRLIDFKKGSEWIEIAPRKNSIIVQSLNLQLDTDNVLSGNINLRSTGYHAISDKKKFYSNKEDYFDSYFRTFEDIEILNHEVETKNKSDYEFLENLEISYPLSQTGDKLYIDPFLIKFFSQNPFKLQERNYPIDFGFKDSFLYKLQINVSDDLNIVEIPKDFKVSLPNNTGSLIFSSKKEDNNILLYLKFDFKESLYGPEYYKSLKIFFGKIVDIQHNSLIVLEKKS
- a CDS encoding ion transporter, with the protein product MSNQKSNKNWKTQLHEIIYEADTPAGKLFDIILFFAILASIVLVMLESVKSIDNRYHSFLNISEWIITILFSIEYIARIISVKKPIRYITSFYGIIDLLSTIPKYLSLIFAGTHALVALRALRLLRVFRVLKLARFLGASNNLVNALKASKAKISVFLFAVLIIAVILGTIMYLVEGEDNGFTNIPKSVYWCIVTLTTVGFGDIAPQTPLGQFIASLVMILGYGIIAVPTGIVSAEYASQTKPANKLAKDDTVHVNTQNCSNCLAEKHQDDAKFCFKCGSELHYD